A window of Formosa sp. Hel1_31_208 contains these coding sequences:
- a CDS encoding lipopolysaccharide biosynthesis protein has product MNIDRDTIQKILTLYGSTFIGIGLGFAISIFNTRVLGKEAFGDFKFIETVFRFLASLVSIGVFISITRMLAIARDKIYKHNLIGFFVIALATAGLIGIILLIIFSYIEPIWFSNNLGSIFRKYSFLIFAILGTIALKEILKGLNKIYALSFLNAIPALAYLVIAYTYNLDNALYLEDIFLLLYGLQFICMIAIIYKLKPKFNIKKSLVKDVIHENNTNGRPIYYGSLAGVATAHIVGFSLSYYIDNTQVGFFTLALTICSPLIMIPSVLGTVLFKKFANFDYIPKKVFLFSILASAVALVIFFLFIEKVFLLFYSDDFSPTIAIAKLLILSFLLHGLGDLINRFLGAKGQGKLIRNSAFMVGIVNILGYTILVNYFGVNGAIITKILASGTYLIMMYYYYTKFTKKNKYV; this is encoded by the coding sequence GTGAATATAGATAGAGACACCATACAGAAAATACTTACCTTATATGGATCAACGTTTATTGGTATTGGCTTAGGTTTTGCAATCAGTATTTTTAATACACGAGTTCTAGGTAAGGAAGCTTTTGGTGATTTTAAATTTATTGAAACCGTATTTCGTTTTTTGGCGAGTCTTGTGTCTATTGGTGTTTTTATTTCTATTACTAGAATGCTTGCTATAGCAAGGGATAAAATCTACAAGCATAATCTTATTGGTTTTTTCGTTATTGCATTAGCCACTGCTGGTTTGATAGGAATTATTCTCTTAATTATTTTTTCTTACATAGAGCCTATTTGGTTTTCAAATAATCTAGGTTCTATTTTTAGGAAATATTCTTTTTTAATTTTTGCAATTCTTGGAACCATAGCGTTAAAAGAAATACTCAAAGGTTTAAATAAAATTTACGCGCTTTCATTTCTAAATGCTATTCCGGCCCTTGCCTATTTGGTCATCGCATACACATACAACCTAGATAATGCGCTGTATTTAGAAGATATATTCTTGTTATTATATGGCCTTCAGTTTATTTGTATGATTGCAATTATCTATAAATTAAAACCAAAATTCAATATCAAAAAAAGTCTTGTAAAAGATGTGATTCATGAAAACAACACCAATGGAAGACCCATTTACTATGGGAGTTTAGCGGGAGTGGCAACAGCTCATATAGTCGGTTTTTCTTTGTCCTATTACATTGATAACACACAAGTTGGTTTTTTTACATTAGCATTGACAATCTGTTCCCCTTTAATAATGATTCCATCTGTATTAGGAACCGTGCTTTTTAAAAAATTTGCAAACTTTGATTATATACCAAAAAAAGTTTTTCTTTTTTCCATCTTGGCATCGGCTGTTGCATTAGTTATCTTTTTCCTTTTTATTGAAAAAGTATTTCTTTTGTTTTATTCTGATGACTTCTCGCCAACGATAGCAATAGCGAAACTATTAATTTTAAGTTTTTTATTACATGGCTTGGGTGACTTAATCAATAGGTTTTTAGGTGCCAAAGGACAGGGTAAGTTAATACGAAACTCAGCATTTATGGTAGGAATTGTAAATATTTTAGGATATACCATATTAGTTAATTATTTTGGGGTTAACGGAGCTATAATAACTAAAATATTAGCAAGTGGAACTTATCTAATCATGATGTATTATTATTATACCAAATTCACAAAAAAAAATAAATATGTTTAA
- a CDS encoding polysaccharide biosynthesis protein, with protein MFKEKILLITGGTGSFGNAVLDRFLDTNIKEIRIFSRDEKKQDDMRNRLQNDKVKFYIGDVRDFSSIDRAMNGADYVFHAAALKQVPSCEFFPIEATKTNVFGTQNTIDAAIKNKVEKIICLSTDKAAYPINAMGISKALMEKVAIAASRNILHDSTTVCLTRYGNVMASRGSVIPLFVKQIKENMPLTITDPNMTRFLMSLEDAVDLVLFAFKNGKQGDLFVNKAPASTIGDLAAALRDIFNARNEIKIIGTRHGEKLYETLCTREEMQKAEDMGDFYRIPADNRDLNYNRYFSEGEKNISEIEDYHSHNTTQLTQDTLKQTLLNLKFIKDNLND; from the coding sequence ATGTTTAAAGAAAAAATCCTTTTAATTACTGGAGGAACAGGTTCATTTGGTAATGCAGTTTTAGATCGGTTTTTAGATACTAATATCAAAGAAATTCGAATTTTCAGTAGAGATGAAAAAAAGCAAGACGACATGAGAAATCGTCTTCAAAATGACAAAGTCAAGTTTTATATTGGTGATGTTAGAGACTTTAGCAGTATTGATAGAGCCATGAATGGCGCAGATTATGTTTTTCATGCTGCTGCTCTAAAACAGGTTCCTTCTTGTGAATTCTTTCCTATTGAAGCTACTAAAACAAATGTTTTTGGTACTCAGAATACTATTGATGCTGCAATTAAAAATAAAGTTGAAAAAATTATTTGTTTAAGTACTGATAAAGCGGCCTATCCTATTAATGCAATGGGCATAAGTAAGGCGCTCATGGAGAAAGTCGCTATCGCAGCCTCAAGAAATATCTTACACGACAGCACTACCGTATGTCTGACAAGGTATGGTAATGTCATGGCATCAAGAGGTTCTGTAATACCACTTTTTGTAAAGCAAATAAAAGAAAATATGCCTCTCACAATTACAGATCCAAATATGACTCGATTCTTGATGTCTTTAGAGGATGCTGTTGATTTGGTATTATTCGCTTTTAAAAATGGAAAACAAGGAGATCTTTTTGTAAATAAGGCTCCTGCTAGTACAATAGGAGATCTGGCAGCTGCACTACGAGATATATTTAATGCTCGAAATGAGATTAAAATTATTGGAACGAGACATGGCGAAAAATTATATGAAACGCTTTGTACCCGTGAAGAAATGCAAAAAGCAGAAGACATGGGTGATTTTTATAGAATCCCAGCCGACAATAGAGATTTAAATTACAACAGGTATTTTTCGGAAGGTGAAAAAAATATAAGTGAAATAGAAGATTACCATTCTCATAACACAACGCAGTTAACTCAAGATACTTTAAAACAAACGCTTTTAAATCTAAAATTTATTAAAGACAATTTAAATGACTAA
- the tsaE gene encoding tRNA (adenosine(37)-N6)-threonylcarbamoyltransferase complex ATPase subunit type 1 TsaE, whose product MKTILDIAYQIDDIEAVARQLLEHMTSKTVLFYGDMGVGKTTLIKALVKAMGSTDDVSSPTFSIVNEYLTDDVSIYHFDLYRIADEEDALNFGFEDYFFTPNWVFIEWPERAINLLPEDVTRIEITHKDLHSRSLKLSQNETLTQKNAMEQPKI is encoded by the coding sequence ATGAAAACTATTTTAGACATAGCATATCAAATTGATGATATTGAGGCGGTTGCGCGACAGCTACTGGAACACATGACTTCCAAAACTGTATTGTTTTATGGGGACATGGGTGTTGGTAAAACCACTTTAATTAAGGCCTTGGTAAAAGCAATGGGCAGCACTGATGATGTCAGTAGTCCGACCTTTTCCATCGTCAATGAATATCTGACAGATGATGTCTCAATCTATCATTTTGATCTCTACCGCATTGCAGATGAAGAAGACGCTTTAAATTTCGGATTTGAAGACTACTTTTTCACTCCAAATTGGGTGTTTATAGAGTGGCCTGAACGGGCTATTAATTTATTACCTGAAGACGTCACTCGCATTGAGATTACGCATAAAGATTTACACTCAAGATCCCTCAAATTGAGCCAAAACGAAACATTAACCCAGAAAAACGCTATGGAGCAGCCAAAAATTTAG
- a CDS encoding T9SS type A sorting domain-containing protein, with product MKSPNSQLHAFGIMKSCERTIFMLIIILSSFNLNAQQLAFPTASGAGAYVTGGRNGTVIHVTNLNNSGPGSFREAFTTPGPRIIVFDVAGTINCLSSLSTAYDDVTVAGQSAPEGGITFTGDLGNSPIFEISGRDNMIFRHIRVRPEFYSGGSNADSFQCYSCTNVIIDHCSVSWGGDECLSFTGNTSNISIQNNIIAESKTGSILGNPSNPGNAQNLSMIGNLFFQIGHRHPNTPTNGRVDVINNVIYGYRYRTNRPADGHPQLNEINNYYITDTPRILGEMGKIDWEGTVPQIYAKGNLHLPTTVTDPNLPNNNDTWTAFGTSNGAYAFNYNGQSYYDDDPAPAEFFTAVQHPLIGENWNVLTALESLEHAKTDVGANKTLDGSGDATTIWDSVDDYYLGHVNAGTLLTVQSGITMAGKTHYENFLSNISATPINSRGDNYYVSSPHIPENWFTTNVPSGETAMDIAPSGYTWIEEFLNGVDATQGSQVTINASNNTICEGEDVTLTASGADSYSWNTGETTSSLSVTPSVTTSYTVTGTHSDGSTTQDQITITVNELPIANAGTDLETCQGTAVTLTATGGTSYQWNTGATTATITVTPNATTSYTVTVSQNGCTSSDEVIVTVNEQPEVDAGSDESIFLGESVTLTATGADSYIWSTGETTQSITVNPVLDTSYAVTGIINNCESTDTVSVFLLDDSVNVSAGDDTEICLGEMTTLTATGGATYLWNTGETTASINVSPTAITTYTVTAFSASGTNSAEDSVIVTVNEPPTVDAGNDITITEGDTTTLTVTGADTYLWSTGETTSSISVAPNSTTTYTVTGFSNGCEASDEVIVTVEIENVTANAGSDISICNGESTTLTATGGTTYLWSTGATTSSITVSPTATTTYTVTAFNAAQTASDDANVTVTVNDLPGTNAGNDITITEGESTTLSATGADTYVWSTGETTSSISVAPNSTTTYTVTGFSNGCEVSDEVIVNVNPFEFTASAGANQVICQGFGTTLTASEGDSYLWSTGETTQSIDVSPNNTQTYSVTVFQGAFQDDAEVTVTVNLNPDVTIANGDEVMILEGEFITLSASGGNTYLWNNGATQPNIAVSPSQTTTYEVTGFINNCEDTKAVVVNVLDIVEANAGEDVLICSEETAVLTASGGDDYLWNTGETTQSIEVAPDADTEYSVLVYNALDSDEDTVMVFVEQCNAAQGPPENENFGFLVYQEPTSDVLKVKIDGLQSVTVKGITIYDLLGKVVHTENFNPSELQNQAQMTKEISTTTYARGIYIVRLNYDDTSILKKIPIR from the coding sequence ATGAAGTCCCCAAATTCTCAATTGCATGCCTTTGGCATCATGAAGTCTTGTGAAAGAACGATATTTATGTTAATTATTATTCTTTCAAGTTTTAATTTAAATGCACAGCAACTTGCTTTCCCTACTGCTAGTGGAGCTGGAGCTTATGTAACTGGTGGCCGTAATGGTACAGTTATACATGTTACCAACCTTAACAATAGCGGACCTGGTAGTTTTCGTGAAGCTTTTACTACACCAGGACCAAGAATTATTGTGTTTGATGTTGCAGGGACAATAAATTGTTTAAGTTCATTGTCAACAGCTTATGATGATGTAACTGTAGCAGGTCAATCAGCGCCAGAAGGAGGAATCACATTTACAGGAGACCTTGGAAATAGCCCAATTTTTGAAATTTCAGGTAGAGATAATATGATTTTTAGACATATTAGAGTGAGACCCGAATTTTATAGTGGAGGTAGTAATGCTGATTCTTTTCAATGTTATAGTTGTACAAATGTTATTATCGACCACTGTTCGGTGTCATGGGGAGGAGATGAATGTCTTTCTTTTACTGGAAATACTTCCAATATCTCTATCCAAAATAACATCATTGCAGAATCTAAAACAGGTTCTATATTAGGAAACCCTAGTAATCCAGGAAATGCTCAAAATTTAAGCATGATTGGGAATTTGTTTTTCCAGATCGGACATAGACATCCTAATACACCCACAAACGGACGAGTAGATGTTATTAATAATGTTATTTATGGATATCGTTATAGAACGAATAGACCTGCTGATGGTCATCCTCAACTTAATGAAATAAATAATTATTATATAACAGATACACCTAGAATTTTAGGAGAAATGGGTAAAATAGATTGGGAAGGAACAGTGCCACAAATATATGCAAAAGGGAATCTTCATTTACCCACAACTGTAACAGATCCAAATCTACCTAATAACAACGATACTTGGACTGCTTTTGGAACATCAAATGGAGCATATGCATTTAATTATAATGGTCAAAGTTATTATGATGATGACCCAGCACCAGCCGAATTTTTTACTGCCGTACAACATCCATTGATAGGTGAGAACTGGAATGTATTAACAGCATTAGAATCATTAGAACATGCAAAGACTGATGTAGGTGCAAATAAAACATTAGATGGGTCAGGTGATGCAACTACTATATGGGATTCTGTTGATGATTATTATTTAGGACATGTAAATGCAGGAACATTATTGACAGTACAGTCTGGTATTACTATGGCGGGAAAAACACATTATGAAAACTTTTTAAGCAATATTAGTGCAACACCAATTAATTCAAGAGGTGATAATTATTATGTATCAAGTCCACATATTCCTGAAAATTGGTTCACCACTAATGTTCCAAGTGGAGAAACTGCAATGGATATTGCACCAAGCGGTTACACATGGATTGAAGAATTTTTAAATGGAGTTGATGCCACTCAAGGAAGTCAAGTAACGATAAATGCCTCTAACAACACCATTTGTGAAGGTGAAGATGTGACACTGACTGCATCAGGTGCCGATTCATATTCTTGGAATACGGGTGAAACAACATCAAGTTTATCAGTAACACCATCTGTGACAACATCTTATACAGTAACAGGAACACATTCTGATGGTAGCACAACACAAGATCAAATAACCATTACTGTAAATGAATTACCAATAGCAAATGCTGGTACAGATCTAGAAACATGCCAAGGTACAGCGGTAACTTTAACTGCCACTGGAGGAACTTCATACCAATGGAATACAGGAGCAACCACCGCCACAATTACTGTTACGCCTAATGCGACTACATCTTATACAGTTACGGTTTCACAAAACGGTTGTACAAGTTCTGATGAGGTTATTGTGACGGTTAACGAACAGCCCGAAGTGGACGCTGGATCAGATGAATCAATCTTTCTAGGCGAATCTGTGACGTTAACAGCAACTGGAGCGGATAGTTATATATGGAGTACAGGTGAAACAACTCAAAGTATTACGGTTAATCCAGTACTCGATACTTCATATGCCGTGACAGGAATTATAAACAATTGCGAATCTACTGATACCGTTAGTGTTTTTTTGCTAGATGATAGTGTCAATGTTAGTGCTGGCGATGATACTGAAATCTGTCTTGGCGAGATGACAACACTAACAGCAACTGGAGGAGCAACATATCTTTGGAATACCGGTGAAACGACTGCAAGTATCAATGTGTCTCCTACAGCAATAACAACATATACGGTTACTGCCTTTAGTGCCTCTGGAACTAATTCTGCAGAAGACAGTGTTATCGTAACCGTCAATGAACCGCCAACTGTAGATGCGGGCAATGATATAACAATTACTGAGGGAGATACCACAACTTTAACAGTGACAGGAGCTGATACATATTTATGGAGCACAGGTGAAACTACCTCTAGTATTTCAGTAGCTCCAAATAGCACAACAACTTATACTGTAACAGGATTTTCCAATGGTTGTGAAGCATCTGATGAGGTTATTGTTACAGTAGAAATAGAAAATGTAACGGCTAATGCTGGATCTGATATAAGTATTTGTAATGGAGAGAGTACAACCTTAACAGCAACAGGAGGAACTACCTATTTATGGAGTACAGGAGCAACAACTTCAAGTATTACTGTGAGTCCTACAGCAACAACAACTTATACGGTAACCGCTTTTAATGCGGCGCAAACAGCTTCAGATGATGCCAATGTGACGGTAACAGTAAACGATTTACCAGGCACCAATGCAGGTAATGATATTACGATTACCGAAGGGGAGTCGACAACTCTATCAGCAACAGGAGCCGATACGTATGTATGGAGCACAGGTGAAACAACCTCTAGTATTTCAGTAGCTCCAAATAGCACAACAACTTATACTGTAACAGGATTTTCCAATGGTTGCGAAGTATCTGATGAAGTCATTGTAAATGTTAATCCTTTTGAGTTTACAGCAAGTGCTGGTGCAAATCAGGTGATTTGTCAAGGCTTTGGGACGACGTTAACCGCTTCTGAAGGAGATAGTTATTTATGGAGTACAGGAGAAACAACTCAAAGTATAGACGTAAGCCCTAACAACACACAAACCTATTCGGTCACGGTTTTTCAAGGAGCATTTCAGGATGACGCAGAGGTGACCGTTACCGTTAACCTTAATCCGGATGTAACCATTGCCAATGGCGATGAAGTTATGATTCTTGAAGGAGAGTTTATAACGCTTTCAGCGTCTGGAGGAAATACGTATTTGTGGAACAACGGCGCAACACAACCTAACATAGCCGTTAGTCCTTCACAAACGACAACCTATGAAGTCACAGGTTTCATAAATAATTGCGAGGACACAAAAGCTGTGGTCGTAAATGTTTTAGATATCGTTGAAGCGAATGCAGGTGAAGATGTGCTTATCTGTTCAGAAGAAACCGCTGTACTGACGGCTTCTGGAGGTGATGACTATTTATGGAATACAGGCGAAACAACGCAAAGCATTGAAGTAGCGCCAGATGCAGATACTGAATATTCCGTATTGGTTTATAATGCCTTAGATAGTGATGAAGATACTGTGATGGTATTTGTTGAACAATGTAATGCTGCACAAGGGCCACCAGAAAACGAAAATTTCGGATTCTTAGTTTATCAGGAACCAACGAGTGACGTATTAAAAGTAAAAATAGACGGACTTCAGAGTGTCACGGTAAAAGGGATAACGATTTATGACCTGCTAGGAAAAGTAGTCCATACAGAAAATTTCAACCCATCTGAATTACAAAATCAGGCACAAATGACAAAAGAGATTAGCACTACCACGTATGCTAGAGGAATTTATATCGTGCGCTTAAACTATGATGATACCAGTATTTTAAAGAAAATACCGATTAGATAG
- a CDS encoding alanine dehydrogenase, with the protein MSKSLSPFTKAQLLPQEETLEVYKKKGDLFIGIPKEAHFQEKRVCLTPDAVSALVSNGHRVMIESGAGEGANFKDKTYSEAGAEITNDTKKVYACPILLKVEPPSLDEIELINPQTLLISALQLKTQSKKYFELLAAKRITALAFEFIKDDDGAYPAVRSLSEIAGTASILIASELLSNVNGGNGLMFGNISGVPPTEVVILGAGTVGEFAARSAIGLGANVKIFDNSITKLRCVQSNLGRTIYTSTMQPKNLVKALKRCDVAIGAIRGKNRSPIVVTEAMVNTMKAGAVIIDVSIDMGGCFETSEVTNHDKPTFEHNGVTHYCVPNIPARYSRSASVSISNIFTPYLLKIAEDGGIENAIRFDRGLKNGLYFYHGILTNKSVADWFDLDCSDVNLLIF; encoded by the coding sequence ATGAGCAAATCATTATCGCCATTTACTAAGGCACAACTATTACCACAAGAAGAAACACTAGAAGTCTATAAGAAGAAAGGTGATCTTTTTATTGGTATTCCAAAAGAAGCCCATTTTCAGGAAAAACGAGTCTGCTTGACTCCAGATGCTGTATCTGCTTTAGTGTCTAACGGACATCGTGTTATGATTGAATCTGGTGCTGGTGAAGGTGCTAATTTCAAAGATAAAACCTATAGTGAAGCAGGTGCTGAAATAACTAATGATACTAAAAAAGTATACGCCTGCCCTATCCTGCTTAAAGTTGAACCACCGTCTTTAGATGAAATTGAACTCATCAATCCGCAGACCTTATTAATTTCTGCGTTGCAACTAAAAACACAAAGCAAAAAATATTTTGAGCTTCTTGCCGCTAAGCGTATTACAGCTTTGGCTTTTGAATTCATTAAAGATGATGATGGTGCTTACCCTGCAGTTCGATCTTTGAGTGAAATTGCTGGAACCGCCTCTATTCTTATCGCATCTGAGTTACTCTCAAACGTCAATGGTGGTAACGGCCTCATGTTTGGGAATATTTCTGGCGTACCCCCTACAGAAGTTGTGATTTTAGGCGCAGGAACGGTTGGTGAATTTGCTGCACGATCGGCCATCGGTCTTGGTGCCAACGTTAAAATATTTGATAATTCTATTACCAAATTACGATGTGTACAATCTAATCTCGGACGTACCATCTACACTTCAACGATGCAGCCCAAAAATTTAGTTAAAGCCTTAAAACGCTGTGATGTCGCTATTGGTGCGATTCGTGGGAAAAACAGATCTCCTATTGTAGTCACTGAAGCCATGGTAAATACCATGAAAGCTGGAGCCGTTATTATTGATGTAAGTATCGATATGGGTGGCTGCTTTGAAACAAGTGAAGTCACTAATCATGACAAACCAACTTTTGAGCACAACGGTGTAACTCATTATTGTGTTCCTAATATTCCAGCGCGCTATTCGCGATCAGCTTCAGTTTCGATAAGCAATATTTTTACCCCTTACCTCTTAAAAATCGCTGAAGATGGTGGTATAGAAAATGCCATCCGTTTTGATCGTGGTTTAAAAAATGGGTTGTACTTTTACCACGGAATTTTAACAAACAAATCTGTTGCCGACTGGTTCGACTTAGATTGCAGTGATGTGAATTTGTTAATCTTCTAA
- a CDS encoding PglZ domain-containing protein, translating into MNTINILWVDDEIDLLKPHILFLEKKQYKVTTCQSGMEAIEIIDDTNFDIVFLDENMPGLTGLETLNEIKEKRANLPVVMITKSEEEYIMEEAIGNKIADYLIKPVNPNQILLSLKKNLDHSRLVSEKTTSNYQQEFRKIAMDLSMVNNFEEWSDLYQKLIYWELQLEDIEDVGMTEILESQKNEANVQFGKFIDKNYPSWFEQDADAPTLSHTLFKEKIVPELSKEQPTLLIVIDNLRYDQWKAFEPIVNNYYKKVSEKPFYSILPTATQYARNAIFSGLMPIDMESKHPDLWKNDTDEGGKNMHEAEFLRAQLKRLRLDHLKMEYHKITNLRAGKKLVENFKTLKDNDLSVIVYNFVDMLSHSKTEMEVVKELASNDKAYRSLTVSWFKNSPLLEMIHQAQGLGFKLILTTDHGTINVKNPSKVIGDRDTSLNLRYKTGRSLTYEDREVLVAKDPKAIKLPSITMSSSFIFAKSDYFLAYPNNYNHYVSYYRNTYQHGGVSLEEMIIPFVVMNPK; encoded by the coding sequence ATGAACACTATAAATATTCTTTGGGTTGACGACGAAATCGACCTTCTAAAACCTCATATTCTCTTTCTAGAAAAAAAACAATACAAAGTAACCACCTGTCAAAGTGGTATGGAAGCTATAGAAATTATAGATGACACCAACTTCGATATTGTGTTTTTAGATGAAAATATGCCAGGGCTTACTGGTTTGGAAACGCTGAATGAAATTAAAGAGAAACGAGCCAATCTGCCCGTGGTTATGATCACTAAGAGTGAGGAAGAGTATATCATGGAAGAAGCCATTGGTAATAAGATTGCTGATTATTTGATTAAACCTGTTAATCCGAATCAGATTTTACTGAGCTTGAAGAAGAATTTGGATCACTCTAGGCTCGTTTCAGAAAAAACGACTTCTAACTACCAACAAGAGTTTAGAAAAATCGCTATGGATCTCTCTATGGTGAATAACTTCGAAGAATGGAGTGATTTATATCAAAAATTGATTTATTGGGAATTGCAGTTGGAAGATATTGAAGATGTTGGGATGACTGAAATATTAGAATCTCAAAAGAATGAAGCCAATGTTCAATTCGGAAAGTTTATAGATAAAAACTATCCTTCTTGGTTTGAACAGGATGCAGATGCACCAACACTTTCGCACACGTTATTTAAAGAAAAAATAGTTCCAGAATTGAGTAAAGAACAGCCCACACTCCTCATTGTAATTGACAATTTACGCTACGATCAGTGGAAGGCTTTTGAGCCTATAGTCAACAACTATTATAAGAAAGTTTCTGAAAAACCCTTTTACAGTATTTTACCAACGGCAACGCAGTATGCTAGAAATGCGATTTTCTCCGGACTTATGCCAATTGACATGGAATCAAAGCATCCAGACCTATGGAAAAATGATACGGATGAAGGCGGAAAAAACATGCATGAAGCTGAATTTTTGCGCGCACAATTGAAACGATTGCGCCTGGATCATCTTAAAATGGAGTATCATAAAATCACCAATTTAAGAGCGGGTAAAAAATTAGTTGAAAACTTTAAAACGCTAAAGGATAATGATCTTTCGGTCATTGTTTATAATTTCGTGGATATGCTCTCCCACTCTAAAACAGAGATGGAAGTCGTTAAAGAATTGGCATCTAATGATAAGGCTTACCGCTCATTAACAGTGAGTTGGTTTAAAAATTCACCGTTATTAGAAATGATTCATCAAGCACAGGGTCTAGGATTTAAGTTGATCCTAACCACAGACCACGGAACGATAAACGTTAAAAATCCATCTAAAGTTATTGGTGATCGCGATACCAGTTTAAATTTACGTTACAAAACAGGTCGTAGTTTAACATATGAAGACCGCGAAGTATTGGTGGCAAAAGACCCTAAAGCTATTAAACTGCCTTCCATAACAATGAGCAGCTCCTTTATTTTTGCTAAAAGTGATTATTTCTTAGCCTATCCAAACAACTACAATCATTACGTTAGTTATTACAGAAACACCTATCAGCACGGAGGCGTCTCATTGGAAGAAATGATCATTCCATTTGTGGTCATGAATCCCAAGTAG
- a CDS encoding WxcM-like domain-containing protein, giving the protein MTNEHQLIKGDLFTDDRGSLSCINEFSLKPIVRFYEITPKNTSIIRAWQAHKNECKWFYCTQGSFKVNVIKLDSFENPSEDLTVHTYELNSEQPQVLFIPGGYANGFKASSEGSKLMVFSDFELEASKRDDFRFETNKWINKW; this is encoded by the coding sequence ATGACTAATGAACATCAACTAATTAAGGGTGATCTTTTTACCGATGACCGCGGTTCTTTATCATGTATTAATGAGTTTTCATTAAAACCAATTGTCCGATTTTATGAAATCACACCAAAAAATACCTCTATCATCAGAGCATGGCAAGCACATAAAAATGAATGTAAATGGTTTTATTGCACTCAAGGATCTTTCAAGGTGAATGTGATTAAATTGGATTCTTTTGAAAATCCTTCTGAAGATTTGACGGTGCATACCTACGAATTAAATTCTGAACAACCACAAGTGCTTTTTATACCAGGTGGTTATGCGAACGGATTCAAAGCATCATCCGAAGGATCCAAACTCATGGTGTTTTCAGATTTTGAGCTTGAAGCCTCAAAGCGTGACGATTTTAGATTTGAAACTAACAAATGGATAAATAAATGGTAA